In Lycium ferocissimum isolate CSIRO_LF1 chromosome 3, AGI_CSIRO_Lferr_CH_V1, whole genome shotgun sequence, the genomic window aatcctcccacatggtagacataaataaaggttggtggaagttaatgaggttggtaaatggttggtcggagtaattgttaaaaatatttaccaatttatgggtcttttttataaaatataaacttatgagtcaagttttatatttaatttttttgaaaccatggtttgaaaccccaaatcatgtcttttttatgatttggagtttgaaaccatgagatgaattgcatgtccaaacgctggtttcatatcatggtttcaaaccatgatttcaaaccgcATGTTCAAACACCTACTTAGGACCTATTTTGGCATAAAATTAGTGCTCCTTCCGTTCATATATGTGATACTTTTTGTTTTTCgaaagtcaatttgactaaattttaaaattaaattggattagattaattcgataatttaatattatgatttatatatatttgaaaactacaagAAAAGTACTATAGGTTGTAagttttctcatatcaattttgtgaaaaaatacatcttaaaatattggtcaaagttcGTGCAGCTTGAATCTCGAAAaacgaaaagtatcacataaattgaaaaaaatatataatcaaaTACAACTCCATTTTCACCTCGAACTCCATAAATTCCAaacaaagtgaaaaatatttgaaacctatggccaaatgcctacttaaTTTCTGGATTGAAAATAAAGTCTCTTTTAATAGGAAGTATTTTACTCATAAAATTAGATTTTCCGttacaaatataaattaatcGAATCTCAAAACGTttacaaaacacaatataagaaactaaaaaataattaaaaaacttCTACGCGAATTTAAATTAGTTGGTTCACGTCAAAAAGATTATAAAGGACAACTCCCACCGTTCATTTTATAATACTACTTTGATTGATCACAAATCTTAAAAGAAAACGAAGACTTTGGACAAATAGGGTGTGTGTATAATAATATGTTATCAATAACTTTAGACGTGACatgttatttaaaaatatatcattaaaataaataaaaataattatcctCACCAAAGTAaggataaggtctgcgtacatcctatcCTCCCTAGATTTCACTTGTGGGaatacactaggtatgttgttgtttgtacattaaaaattatatatgtaaagttGTAATCTAATTTGAACGGACAAAAATGTCATGTAAAGTATAAAGAAGGAAATACTTTGTAGGAGAAAAAATCTAAACGAGGAATAAGTTCGCTTCCTTTTCCCTGTGAAATGCCATCACTTTTGTAAATTTTGATTCTCCTTTTAGAGGTACTGTTGTCTTCTTATATGAGTAGTAATTATTCTTACAAGTTCTTATAAAACTTTTATAATTATCTCATGTGACATCCTCTCGTGGTGTCTTTTATATCTGTTTGTACTCTGTTAAATgcgattattatttctcattttataaTCAGTTCTATTTGACTTTCAATCATACAAGACTAATTATCTTTAATCACATGAAATAAGAAACCAATATTAATAAGATTTTAATGTAGATCAAGAGTGGTTATTGGAAACAAATCTTTATCCAATTTAAACCAAACCCATATTTTCAATTCTACACATATATCTCTATTTTAACGTGAAAATCTAATCATCCGGCAACAATTAAATACCACAAGCCTGTTAacttttttcttatatatatttcCAAGTCttaataattaaagaaaaaaaaatctatgcaTGATTACAAAGAATCCGTCCTCTTTCTAATTAGTGTTGTCATCTGCAAATTCTGCATCAATGTCGAGCAATGGAAACTACAGCTGCAATAGCAGTGTTTTAGCCTTCAGAGTCGCTGCTTTTATTCCCTTCACTGGCAAAGTGTTAAAAGTTAATCAGGCTACAAATTATGTTATTATGATAAGAAATAAACTATCTGATGCATCAAATTATTCAAGAAACATGCACAGTCTAATCTGTCATCACATCTAATTGAGCTTGTAAAGAACATCGAGCGGACCATTTCTTACCCTGTTGATATAGCGATAATGCAGAAGAGAAGTACATCTGGAGAAAAGAATTGCTGCCAAGGAAACAAGAGAATTTCAATAATGGTTACATGTGGATGCAACAGACAACATATTGATGAAAGAAGGTTCCACAGACACCTTATTATCGTTAAGTTTGCTAGTAGTACCAGTTATTTCTTTTTACAGGCACAGGCTGGCTGTCATTCACTGAAACCTGGAGAGTCCACAGGATCAAGGGTATAAGCTCGGCTTCAATAGGAGCAGATatataatgaataaaaatataattagcaGCAAACGAATGAACATATTACATATGTGATGCATCTGAGAGGTATCAGGGTATATCTATGGTCTCTAAACATGGCTCCAATAAAGAAAAACGATGGAATTCCATGCACAAGTTTTTATTGCACGTTAGATCCCTAACCCAATGTATAGAACAAATCTGTAGCAACTTCAATGAATTTTTGGAAGACTTATACACAGAGTTTATTACAAGTCAAATTCAACTTTTGACAAATCAGGTTCAGGAAATTCAGATTGTGATTTTAGTTGTTAGACTAATAACTATGAAAGATAAGCAAAGTGCTAGCAATTGTAACCATGGGTTCTCTGATAACTCGGCTATAACAAATGTGAATACAATCCAGAACAATTCAAAATTCGTATTCACAAACCTCAGAAATGACAAGCAACTCTGCTGTATCTTCATTTGAGGAAGATATGTAATCTCAAGGGTTAAATAATGCTCCCTAAACAAGGCACGAAGAAGTGCTACAACAGACAAGCTGCAAAAAAGAGGTGGCAGGGGGCAGAATCAACAATTTAGCTAAAGCTTTGGATCAGATAAAGCATGAGTTATGAGACTTATAAGGAAAACAAAATGTAGAAATAATCACTAAGCAGATCGAGAACATATCTTACTTGAGCATCAAAGTCCTTGGAGATTCTGAACAAAGTAGTCAGCATCAAAAGTGCTTCTAGTTTTTGGTGTTGTACGTCATCTTCTGAATGAAGAAGCTAACAGCAGAAGTTATAGAACCAAATAAGGCTGACTCGTTATATGTAAACTAATAATGTCTCTGTTCAACGACCATCAGTGCTGATTGCAACATTTCTCTGGCCTTTCTATCTGGTGAACATCCAACAGATTCCATTTCACGATATATCTTGGGGACCTAACATGCAACAATCAAATAGATCCAGATAAATGTTGCTATATACAGAAAAGACAGTCAGCATATAAATTTCCATGCCTTTTACAGCCTTTGCTCACTGAAgtcaaaaaagaaattgaatcaTTACATCCTTTATGCATTACAACTTAACATGCATTTTTCAACTAGTGACTTTGTTTAGTCACATCATATTCAAGAAAAGAGCGAAAGCCAATGACTGATAGCAATATTAGAAGCCAAACCTGATCGAACTTTTTAGCCCTCATAAAGGCCTTCATTAAAGTGCTATAAGTAACCACATCAGGAGTAATACCCTACAGAAACAGCAGCACCACTATCAGCAAAGTTTATGTCAGGGAATAtgtttagaaaaatttggaaacttTAAGGACTTACCATCTCCTTTATATGCTGGTAAATTGATAGTGCCTCCATATGCCTACCAGCATTCCCAAAAGCATTTATCAGCATATTTAGCATTATAAGGTTTGGTTCCATTCCATCAGCTTCCATTATCTGCAGAACCTTTACAGTCTGCTCACATAATCCCTGCACACAAggcaaaaatattaaaaagatgGAATCTCCTCAAAGCTACATAAAGATACTATCCTTCATCAAAAAGCTACATAAAGATACTATCTTAAACATAGTGATAGGAAAcattaactatatatataaatgatgtttatAGGGAAACCAAAAGCCATGCCAGAAATCAAGACACGGTATTAGATGAGTAAAATACTCACCCCCACCAGGTGTTTACACCAAACAAAATAGTTCAACCTTAGCAGTTAAACTGAAGTGAGAACGCATATCACTTAACCATAACAAAAGTGTGTAAAAAAAACCCCGTCTTGCATCCATTGGTTTGATCTAAACACCAAACATGTCTTGATAGggttaagggaaaagggtcaaaaatacccctctactttgggaaaagggttaaaaatatcctccgttacgaatttgggtcaaaaataacTTCAcctcattaaagttttcaaatataaccCTCACTTAATGGAACTCCCcaaataacccgatttcattttctaaacccgacccaactaaataataacccatacgATCCCTTTATTCCCCCTTATTGAGAGAATTGGGGAAAATTTGGGGATTTCCGTTAagtgaggggtatatttgagaACTTTAATGAcaggaggggtatttttgacccaaattcgtaacggaggatatttttaacccttttcttaaagtagaggggtatttttgacccttttccctttggGTATACTGGGTACGAGAAAGTTTTTAACATACTAGATGGAAGGGCAATGGTTAAATATCAACTCAACTACACAACCATTTCCAAAGCTATCTAATCCAAGATTAGCACTACCATTATATAAAGTAACAGATTTACAGTGATGCAGCTCCCCACGTTGGAAATATTCACGTCCCAACGAAAGAATTTGCTTTGTCACCTAGAGGCAACTTTTGCCCTTCTGAAGAACACTTCAGGAGTCATTCCTTATGCTGTCAATATAATTCACACCTTCCTTTTTTATTATGTAACAAATAAAAGCAAATCAGTCTCCTTCAAGAAGGAAAGAGAGAACAACTCACCTGCTGAGCATAGGCATGAGCCACGACACAAAAGATGCTAGGTGAAAGCTGTAGACCTTCCAATTTTAGGGCATTTAAACAATATTCTGCATCCTGAAATCTCCCCTGCTGACCATAAATGTCAACCAACACAGCGTAAATAGCCCCGCTCTTGTGATGTCCTCTGCCTTGCATATTCTCAAGAACTTCATCAATAACATCCCACCTGCCATGCTCCACTAAATGGGTAATAACGATAATGAAAATCTTTGGATCAGGGTATAGCCCTTGCTCTTGCATCTCATTGAACAAATCTATAGCAGTATCTAGATGCCCAAACTTGCAATGCCACCGGATCAAAGaattccatgttctaaaatCAGGCTTTATGCCTTCTCGGCGCATTTTCTCAAAAACTTCTAAGGCCTCTCCCAACTCACCATACTTGCCAAAAGTATCAATGATGCTATTAAAGAGGCGCTTATCCAATCGTAGCCCCATCTCGCGGATCTCTTCCACAATTCCTAGTGCTTTTTTCCACATGCCATTGTCCCTATACAGTTCAATTATTTtactatacacaaaagaatttaACGGATAACTTTCGCTCCTCATTTTGGCAACAATTAACCAAGTATCTTCCAACCGCCCAGCATTGACATAATACTCAAGCAGGATCTCATAAGTTTCTTGGTTCCTGTCAACAGCCAAATCTTCGAGTAACATCAAAACCTTATCTGCTAGCCTTAAGAGGCCTTTTCTCAAGAAACTCCTAAGTAAGGTATTGAACACCTTTATCCTTGGCCTGCGACCAGAACATAACATTTCTTGAAAGATTGCATCAGCTTCCAAAGTCCTGCCAACACTTCCTAGAGCAGCGATCAGGTTGCTATAAACTACAAAACTTGGATGAAAACCCAAAGCCTCCATCTGAGAAAGCAACCCCATTGCCTTATCAACGTCTCCTTCAGTACACAACTCACAAATAGACTCATTGTATAAATCATAAGAAATTTCCTCACCA contains:
- the LOC132049250 gene encoding pentatricopeptide repeat-containing protein At5g42310, chloroplastic isoform X3, with protein sequence MQISENDVICADDGVILSTSCKKSMQIQQKLLFSPSPAMCPHGVRGLVPVYLKHHIYRGKRKMQHTSCQHILQNRAKRWGFLVNCLVGTIDNLNNEHQTCHRNGEEISYDLYNESICELCTEGDVDKAMGLLSQMEALGFHPSFVVYSNLIAALGSVGRTLEADAIFQEMLCSGRRPRIKVFNTLLRSFLRKGLLRLADKVLMLLEDLAVDRNQETYEILLEYYVNAGRLEDTWLIVAKMRSESYPLNSFVYSKIIELYRDNGMWKKALGIVEEIREMGLRLDKRLFNSIIDTFGKYGELGEALEVFEKMRREGIKPDFRTWNSLIRWHCKFGHLDTAIDLFNEMQEQGLYPDPKIFIIVITHLVEHGRWDVIDEVLENMQGRGHHKSGAIYAVLVDIYGQQGRFQDAEYCLNALKLEGLQLSPSIFCVVAHAYAQQGLCEQTVKVLQIMEADGMEPNLIMLNMLINAFGNAGRHMEALSIYQHIKEMGITPDVVTYSTLMKAFMRAKKFDQKMTYNTKN
- the LOC132049250 gene encoding pentatricopeptide repeat-containing protein At5g42310, chloroplastic isoform X2 is translated as MQIQQKLLFSPSPAMCPHGVRGLVPVYLKHHIYRGKRKMQHTSCQHILQNRAKRWGFLVNCLVGTIDNLNNEHQTCHRNGEEISYDLYNESICELCTEGDVDKAMGLLSQMEALGFHPSFVVYSNLIAALGSVGRTLEADAIFQEMLCSGRRPRIKVFNTLLRSFLRKGLLRLADKVLMLLEDLAVDRNQETYEILLEYYVNAGRLEDTWLIVAKMRSESYPLNSFVYSKIIELYRDNGMWKKALGIVEEIREMGLRLDKRLFNSIIDTFGKYGELGEALEVFEKMRREGIKPDFRTWNSLIRWHCKFGHLDTAIDLFNEMQEQGLYPDPKIFIIVITHLVEHGRWDVIDEVLENMQGRGHHKSGAIYAVLVDIYGQQGRFQDAEYCLNALKLEGLQLSPSIFCVVAHAYAQQGLCEQTVKVLQIMEADGMEPNLIMLNMLINAFGNAGRHMEALSIYQHIKEMGITPDVVTYSTLMKAFMRAKKFDQVPKIYREMESVGCSPDRKAREMLQSALMVVEQRHY
- the LOC132049250 gene encoding pentatricopeptide repeat-containing protein At5g42310, chloroplastic isoform X1 → MQISENDVICADDGVILSTSCKKSMQIQQKLLFSPSPAMCPHGVRGLVPVYLKHHIYRGKRKMQHTSCQHILQNRAKRWGFLVNCLVGTIDNLNNEHQTCHRNGEEISYDLYNESICELCTEGDVDKAMGLLSQMEALGFHPSFVVYSNLIAALGSVGRTLEADAIFQEMLCSGRRPRIKVFNTLLRSFLRKGLLRLADKVLMLLEDLAVDRNQETYEILLEYYVNAGRLEDTWLIVAKMRSESYPLNSFVYSKIIELYRDNGMWKKALGIVEEIREMGLRLDKRLFNSIIDTFGKYGELGEALEVFEKMRREGIKPDFRTWNSLIRWHCKFGHLDTAIDLFNEMQEQGLYPDPKIFIIVITHLVEHGRWDVIDEVLENMQGRGHHKSGAIYAVLVDIYGQQGRFQDAEYCLNALKLEGLQLSPSIFCVVAHAYAQQGLCEQTVKVLQIMEADGMEPNLIMLNMLINAFGNAGRHMEALSIYQHIKEMGITPDVVTYSTLMKAFMRAKKFDQVPKIYREMESVGCSPDRKAREMLQSALMVVEQRHY